From a single Brassica napus cultivar Da-Ae chromosome C9, Da-Ae, whole genome shotgun sequence genomic region:
- the LOC106402040 gene encoding NADH dehydrogenase (ubiquinone) complex I, assembly factor 6, whose amino-acid sequence MNGPRGSSSLRSAFSYCVQQVRNYDYHHYLCLLELPPQMRKAAFALRAFNVETARAMDVASDPKIGLMRLLWWQEAIDKLYTKKTVNHPAAQALSWAISEHSISKPWLKRSVEARIRDAQREADDIPESVEELEKYAEDTVSTLLYNTLQAGGISSTAADHAASHIGKASGLVLLLKSLPYHCTRNRHHNYIPVELAEKHGLLVKQGGMSEILLDNDSREGLCNVVFEIASVANVHLLKARELAGKVPAEAKPVLLHSVPVQVLLDSLSKVHFDVFDPRMQRGVLGVPPLWFQVRLKWYSWRSTF is encoded by the coding sequence ATGAACGGACCACGAGGCTCGAGTAGTTTACGTTCAGCATTCTCTTACTGTGTACAACAAGTGCGTAACTATGACTACCATCACTACCTCTGTCTCCTTGAACTCCCACCTCAGATGCGTAAAGCCGCCTTTGCACTCCGCGCTTTCAACGTAGAAACCGCAAGAGCCATGGATGTTGCATCAGATCCCAAAATCGGCTTGATGCGTTTACTCTGGTGGCAAGAAGCAATCGACAAACTCTACACGAAAAAAACCGTAAACCATCCAGCTGCACAAGCTCTCTCTTGGGCCATATCAGAGCATAGCATCAGTAAACCGTGGCTTAAACGCTCGGTTGAAGCAAGAATCCGAGATGCTCAAAGAGAAGCTGATGATATACCAGAGAGTGTCGAGGAGCTTGAGAAGTACGCAGAAGATACGGTTTCAACCCTTCTGTACAATACTCTCCAAGCAGGTGGGATTAGTTCAACAGCAGCGGATCACGCAGCTTCACACATCGGTAAAGCCAGTGGTCTTGTCTTGCTGCTGAAGTCGTTGCCTTACCACTGTACTAGAAACCGTCACCACAATTACATCCCTGTGGAACTCGCTGAGAAGCACGGGCTGCTTGTGAAACAAGGTGGAATGTCTGAGATCCTTTTGGATAATGATTCAAGAGAAGGGCTATGCAATGTAGTGTTTGAGATTGCATCTGTTGCCAATGTACATCTCTTGAAAGCTCGTGAGCTGGCGGGAAAAGTTCCTGCAGAAGCTAAACCGGTTCTGCTTCATTCTGTCCCGGTACAGGTTCTTCTGGATTCGTTGAGTAAAGTACATTTCGATGTGTTTGATCCGAGGATGCAGAGAGGAGTTCTTGGTGTTCCTCCTCTTTGGTTTCAGGTTAGACTCAAGTGGTATTCATGGAGATCTACGTTCTGA